The Dyadobacter sandarakinus DNA window GACCATGAGGCGCTCATTCATCAACCTGGATATCTGGCAGCACGCATCCATACCCTTCTTTTTTAATGGAAAACATCTGCTGCTGACACCGGATCCTACCAAAACCGCATTGAAGGAAAAGCATTGCCGCATCTTGTCAGGCGAATTTCCCTACTTCAATGCGATGTGGCATCGGTCGCCTGGCTGGCATACGCATCCGCTGAACGGATATACCTTTGATCCTGAGCTGCATTGGACAAAAATCCCCGACTTTTCATTACAGCAGGGTGATATCAAGATGGTTTGGGAAAAATCCCGGTTTACCTTCCTGTATGACCTCATCCGCTATGATTATCATTTTCAGGAAGATCAGTCGGGCCTGGTGCTGGAACTCATAACGGACTGGATTACCCAAAATCCTGTAAACCGCGGCCCAAACTGGATGTGCAGCCAGGAGATTTCATTGCGGGTACTCAACTGGACGTTTGCATTGTTCTATTACAGGCATTCGACGGCGCTCAGCCAGCTGGTTCTGGACAAAGTTCTGGCAAGTATTTACGATCAGATGCGGCACGTGCGCGACAATATTTCGTTTTCCCGCATTGCAGTGCGCAACAATCACACCCTGACGGAGACCGCTGCCCTGTTTATCACAGGCATGCTCTTCCCGTTTTTTGAAGAAGCAGAAGAATGGAAGACCGCCGGAAAAAAGTTGTTTGAACAGGAAATCGCATTTCAGATCGACGTGGATGGTGCATACATCCAGCATTCTGCAAACTATTACCGCATTGTGATTCAGCTACTAAACTGGGTACTCCGGCTGGCAGCGTTGCATACGGAAGTGCTCTCCCCGCAGACCTGCCGGAAAGCCCGGCAAGCTTTTCGTTTTTTGGAGCATATGCAGGATCCTGTTTCGGGCTGGCTGCCCAATTATGGTCCAAATGACGGCGCATTGTTTTTTCCGCTTACAGACTGCCATTACCGCAACTACCGCCCGCAGCTCGGTACGCTGGCCGCTATACTTGAACTCAAATGCAGTTACCCGGAAAATACGGGCTGGGAAGAAGAGGCGCATTGGCTGGGGCTCCAACCAGCCCGCCATCCTGCAAGGTTGTCGTCCATGCTGGTGACTCCTCACTTTCTGGCCGTGAAAAATGAAAATACACTTACCTGCATGCACTCAATGCAATACCGGCATCGCCCGCATCAGGCTGATAACCTGCATCTGGACGTGTGGGTAAATGGTAAAAACATTCTCCGCGATGGCGGCACTTATTCCTATCACGCGCCCGAGCATGAAGTGAAGTACTTCGCCGGAACCGCCTCCCACAATACCGTGATAATCGGCGGGCTGAATCAGATGCAGAAAAAATCGCGCTTTATCTGGCTGCATTGGATTAAAAATGCAGGTGTAAAAATCAGTACAGAAAATGATTGTCCGGTATTGCAGGGCTGGTACGAAGGATTTCGTGAAAGTGGTGACTGGATTAAACATCATCGAAAAGTGACCATTATGCAGCCAGGCCGTCTGTATATGGTAGAGGATACCATTGAACATGGGCCGCCTGACTTTATTTTAGAGCAGATCTGGAACCCGGGTGAAGGTTTTGCGGGTGATTTTCAGTTGGAATGCTTTGATCAAAACGAAGCGCCTGTCCCACTTTGCCATATGTCAGGCTGGTACTCCGGAACGTATGGCCGGAAGGTACCCGCAGAGCGGATTATTTTCAGAACAGCAGGCGGGTTCTTAAAAACATATATCATTCACAATACCATCAAGCATGCACATACTGCTGATCCACCAATACTTTTTGCAGGACGGTGAGGGCGGTGGGCCCCGCTGGAACGAAATGGGCAGGTTATGGGTACAGGCGGGTCACCAATTAACCGTAATCACAGGTGATTTACATTACATGCAGGAAAGCAGCGCCAGGAGTGAGTGCGAACATCAGTATGTAAATTCCGATGGCATCCACGTAGTTTGCTGCGGGGCGACAGCATTTTGGGATAAAGGATTTTTCGGCCGGCTGCTCGGATTTTTCACATTCGTTGGGACGTCCATGCATGCATTGCGTCAACTGCCGGACCAGTTCGACCTTGTGCTGGCCACTTCGCCTCCATTGTCAGTTGCATTACCTGGACTGGCCTTTTGTTTTTTGAAAAAACTTCCGCTCGTATTTGAAATCCGTGATCTCTGGCCGGAATCTGCGATCGCTATGGGTGTTGTGAAAAATCCTTTGCTGATCCGCCTGGCGTGCATGCTCGAAAAGTATGTCCTCAAAAAAGCAGCACTCATCAATGTACTCACCCCTGCATTCAGGCTGAACCTGATCGGTAAAGGTATTTCCCCTGAAAAGATAATCTGTGTTCCCAATGCGGCGGATTTCGGGCTGGCGGATCAGGTGGCTGAAACCTTCAACCGGGAACAATTCAGAGCGCAGCATGGCTTCTGCGGGCGCTTCGTGATCGTGTATGCAGGCGCGCATGGCCCTGCCAATCAGCTGGTTCAGCTGGCAGACGCAGCTGCTTTACTCCAACACACCAGCGTACTTTTTGTGCTGATCGGCGATGGCAGGCAAAAAGCCGCATTGGTGAATTACTGCCGGGATCATTGCATTGCAAACATGGTTTTCCTGCCTCCTATGAGCAGACCGAAGGTTTTTCGTTACATATTGGCAGCTAATATGGGCGTAGCAGCCCTGGCAAAAAAGGAGATTTTCAAGACCATTTACAGTAACAAAACCTTTGATTATTTCTCCTGTAAAAAACCAGTGCTAATGATTATTGACGGCATTTCAAGGCAACTTGCCGAGGAAGCCGGGGCGGGTATTTATGCAGAACCCGAGCATGCGGCGGACATTGCGGACAAGGTTCGATTCTGCATGCAAAACCCTGCTTTACTAGTGCAGATGGGCGAAAACGGTTATGACTTTGCGCGGCAACATTACAACCGCACCAGGCTGGCTGAAACTTACCTGGAACACCTGGAAAATGTAGTCAGCAGCAATGAACCCAAAGTACGGGCAGGTGGTTTTTTAAACAGGTAAAAGCACTTTGATCAGGCTGATTGACCGGAAATTACCTGTTAACTCTATCTTTGCAATAGGCTTATGCTGTTGTAAAGTCTTAAGATTAAAAGATTTGTCTACATACTTCAAAAATATATCCGAGGGGATCAGCACGACGATGGCTGGCATGAGGCTGACCCTGCGGCACCTGTGGCAGGCCCGCAACCGGAGGAAAGTAACCGATATCCGTTCCGAACGCTTCTTTGACGAGCACGACGGTATTGTAACCATCCAGTACCCCCTTGAAACTATTCCGATCCCGGACAATGGGCGTTACCGCCTGCACAATGAAATTGACGACTGCATTGTGTGCGATAAATGCGTGAAAGTGTGCCCGGTGGATTGTATAGAAATTGAGCCGATCCGTGCTGTTGAGGAAGTAGGCAAGGCTTCCGACGGCTCCCCGATCCGGCTTTACGCTGCCCGGTTTGACATTGATATGGCTAAATGCTGCTACTGCGGCCTTTGTACGACGGTATGTCCTACCGAATGCCTGACCATGACCAAGACGTTTGATTACAGTGAATTTGACGTCAGGGATATGGTGTATAATTACAGTAATCTGACGGCTGAAGAGGCTGATGAAAAGCGCGCGCTTCTGGAACAGTTTCAGAAGGAAAAAGAAGCTGCAAAAACCGCAGCCAAAGCGGCTCCCATATCAGAAAGTGCCGGTACTACTGCTGCAAAACCTGCATTTAAACCAACAATCAAACCAAAAAACACAGATTCCGAAACAGAAGCAACGGACAGTACAGAAGCTCCAAAACCTGCAAAGCCTGCTTTCAAACCGACAATCAAACTGAAGGCTGACGCGCCTGTATCCGAAATAACCAGCGAAACAGAAGCACAAAAATCTGTAAGGCCGGCATTTGTACCCAAAAAACCGGTTATACCTCCTGTAACTGCTGCTGAAAATCCATCCGAGCCAACCGCCGAAAGCCCGCAGCCGACAGCCGAAACCCGCCCCAAACCCGTCTTCAAACCCACCATGAAGCCCAAAGCGGATGCGGAGCCAAAAGCAGAAGACGAAAAAGAAGCACCTGCACAGCAACCCGCCGATAGCCCGGAGCCGAAAGCCGAAAGCCCACAGCCGACAGCCGAAAGCCGTCCCAAACCCGTCTTCAAACCCACCATGAAGCCAAAAACGGACGCGGAGCCAAAAGCAGAAGACGAGAAAACAGCACCTGCACAGCAACCCGCCGATAACCCGGAGCCGAAAGCCGATAGCCAACAGCCGAAAGCCGAAAGCCGCCCCAAACCCGTCTTCAAACCCACCATGAAGCCAAAAGCGGATGCGGAGCCAAAAGCAGAAGACGAAAAAGAAGCACCTGCACAAAAACCCGGCGAAAGCCAGGAGCCGAAAGCCGATAGCCCACAGCCGACAGCCGAAAGCCGTCCCAAGCCCATCTTCAAACCCAATATGAAACCCAAGCCGAAGGACGAATAATATGGAGCAGCTAGCTTTTTACGTGTTTGCGGCCATTGCCGTGCTTGCAGGATTGTTTATCCTTTTTTCAAAAAACCTCGTATATGGCGCATTTGCGCTTTTCTTGGCTTTCCTGGGAGTAGCAGCTTTGTATATACTTGCCGGTGCAGATTTCCTGGGTGTGGCGCAGATCATGATCTATGTCGGCGGGGTACTGGTACTGCTGATCTTTGGAATTATGCTTACCCGCAAGCTTGTCTCCCATGATCCGACGGCACACAACCGCGTAGAAGTGGCCACAGGCCGGACTGCCTGGGGTGCAATCATAGGGAGCTTGCTATTTTTCGGTTTGCTGAAGATCATATTCCAGGCCGACTTTCTGATGAGCGGCGAGGAGATGATCAGTCGTTCGACCATCAAAACCATTGGCGTAGAGCTCATGACCAGCCATTTACTGCCATTTGAAGTAGCGGGTATACTCCTGCTGGTTGCCCTGGTGGGCGCCGCATACCTGGCCGTCCACCGCAATCCGGTACAACCATGATCCCATTGCATCATTACCTGATCGTCGCCGCGGCCCTGTTTTGCACAGGACTGGCCATAGCGATTACCAAGCGTCATTTTATTGGTATTTTGCTGGGCATTGAGCTGATGCTGAATGCAGTAAACATCAACCTGGTCGCATTCAGCCGGCATGATCCTGAAAAACTCAGCGGACAGCTTTTTGCCCTGTTTGTTATTGTTGTAGCTGCTGCCGAAGTCACCGTCGCACTGGCCATTATCCTGCGCGTTTACGGCCGGTACAACACAGTCGATCCCGATGAAGTAAACGATTTGAAAAAATGAACTGGCTTTTCCTGTTTCTTGCCTTTCTGATTGGTATCAGCAACACAGTACAGTCGGGCGTGAATGCGCAATTACGCGAGTCACTCAACAACCCGATCCTGGCGGCTGTAACTTCTTTCTTTGTGGGCCTGGTCGTGCTGGTACTGGCTTTTGCATGCTTCAACAAAAATCCGGTTCCGGCCTGGAGCGACGTAAGGCAAATTCCCTGGAACCACTTTATGGGAGGAGTTTTTGGCGCATTTTATGTGATGACGGTAATTTTCATTATCCGCAGGATCGGGCCGGCAAACATGCTGTGCCTGGTGGTGGCCGGACAAATGATTGCTGCCATTACCATCGATCATTATGGCTTTCAGGGGTTTGCCGTACACCCTATCACCATGCCCAGAATAGCAGGTGCAGCATTGCTGGTAGCCGGTGTTTACCTGATTTTGACAAACTAAAAAAGCAGCCTGAACAATCAGGCTGCTTTTCTTGCAATAAGCAATAGTTAATTTTCAGGGTACTTTCTTGAAAATAAAAAGATCTACAAAAGCCCATTTGCCGTTTTCCTGCTTACCTCTCTGGATCACCAGCTGATCAGCAGCCCTTCTTTCATAAATGATGCGGACAGAGGCATCATCTTTCTCAAAAAGCGTCTGGTTCTTTTTTGTTTCAATGAAATTGTAGCGGTCCGATACTTCCTTTTCTTCCACGGCAATCAGCCCCGGCTTAAAGTGCTTGACCATGGCAACAGGTCCTTTTTCTGTTTCTTCAAAAGCAAAAACTTCATACAATGCAGGCTTGTCGTCCTTGATCATACGAATGTAACCCATGATGTTGTTGCCGGCAGGCGCAGTCCAGGAAGCCTCAATCGGGCCGCCATTGTACGTTCCCTGCCAGTGGCCTTCCAGAAAGCTCACGTCTTTGAGGGAACCTTTGCTTTGCGCCTGGGCAGAAAACATGGAAACAACAAACAGCACAGGGATCATGAATGATCTTGCAGTACTCATAACGGTCATAATTGAATCAGGTTTTGGTTTAGTGCGGCAAGATAAATCAAATACAATGGATTTTACCCGGCCGCAGACCGAATTTCCTGTTCAGACTCTGCAGATTGTGCCCCGGCAGTAATCTCATGCAGGAACATGGCCGTACCGCGCCGGTACCATTCCTTAAACCGTGCGGAGTGGTCTGTATGCCTTGGGAGGTATTCGAGTATGAGCGACAGGTCGAAATGGCGGGAGGTAATGCCTGCGCCCGAAATTACCCCATCAAGCGCATTGCACTCCTGCTCGAAATGGTTGGGAACCGGCACCATCATCACCGGCTTGCCCAGGTACATCGCCTCACACACCGACTCAAAACCAGCCGTAGTGACCAATGCCTTGCAGGAAGCCAGCAGGCGCAGGTACTTTTCACTGTTGATCCTGTGAAAAGTGAGCTTTTCATTTGTCTGAAATACCTCAGGTGCATCCGGGTTGTCCCAGAAACAATGCAGTTCCTGATCAGGGTTTGCCTGGTGCCAGTCCATGATCTGTCGGCTGAGGCTGTGGTGTGTCATATATACCAGCAGGAAATCACCCTGTACCGGCTTGAGTTCCTGCACTTCCTTTCTGAGCAGCGGAGGCACGACCATAATCCTGAGGTCGGGGCGTGAAGGTATTTCACGAAAAGAAAGCGCCAGCCGCCTGGTGGCCAGCCAGGATGTGGAGCGTGAGTTAAGATTGATCAAAAACCGGTCAAACCCGCTTTTTTCAGGAAAAACAAACCTGGGATGCAACAGCAGGTACTGATGTGCAATGCAAACCATCGGGATGCGTGAGCGGTACAGGATGTTGTACAACCCTCCATAAGTTTCATAAAAGCTCACGATCAGATCGGGCCTGATGTCCCGGATCGTCTTGTGAATGCAGCGCAGACTTTTGAGGTGCCGCGGCAAGCCTGCCAGGTGCGTGCTGATGGTTTTCTGCACGTTCATTCCACTCCCGCCGGCATGGTAAATGATATTGGGAGCATGAAAATGGTAGACCGGAGCATTGATCTGCTCGTCGAAAAATGCCGGGATCTGGCGCCCGGGCGAGGTACCTACCAGGGCGGCGGCCACCTGGTGGCCCGCCTCACGCAGCATCTGCCCCAGTGAAATCGCCTGGGTAAGGTGCCCGCGCCCTTCGCCCTGCACCATAAATATGATCTTCATCTTATAAAAATCGCGGGTTCCTGCCTGGCAATCCTGTAAATGCAACCTGCTTCTCGATCGTCGGAAAATGCTCTACAATGCCTTTCGGATCTGCGGTCTTTGCCGGCTTTCCTTCATGCGCCTGCTGATCGTAGTGCAGCAGACTCCAGTTGCCCTCGAAATCCTCTACCAGTGCACTCAGCGTCTCTACCCAGTCGCCCGAATTCATGTACATGATCCCGTTGATTTCGCGGATGGCCGGGTGATGGATATGTCCGCATATAACGCCATCGCAGTCGCGCGAGCGGGCCAGCTCGGTTAGTTTTTCCTCAAAGTCGGACATATAGTTGACCGCCATTTTTACCGATTGCTTGATCCGCTGAGACAGCGAGTAGTACGGCAATCCCCGCCATGCGCGGTAGCGGTTGTAAAATTTGTTGAGCCACAAAAGGAACGTATATCCGATATCGCCCAGGTAGGCGAGCCACTTGAGGTGTGTGGTAATGGAGTCAAAAACATCGCCGTGTGTCACATAAAACCGCTGCGAGCCGGAGTTGAGGATATAATCTTTCCTGATCTGAAAATGTTTGCCGAGCCTCAGCGGAATGATCTGATCGAGGAAATCGTCGTGGTTGCCACGCAGGTAAATAACTTTTGTTTTATGTTCTTCAATCATTTTCAGCACACGTTTGAAAAACATCGTGTGTTTTCTTTTCCAGACACCATACTTTTTCAGCTGCCATGCATCAATGATGTCTCCATTCAGGATCAGTTTCTTACACGAGTAACTTTTCAAAAAATTCGTCACTTCTTCTGCCTTTGATCCCCCCGCTCCCAAGTGTAGGTCAGAAATGATGATAGTCCGGAAATGTGTTGTGTCTGCCATGTTACAAATTTTCTCATTTGATATTAACTGCATGTTACTGGCAGGTTATTAATAGGTTAAGTAACTTTGAGTAATCAAAATCCTCTGTATGAAAAATTTGTTATTTTTCCTCTCTCTGATCAGTATCCCATCTTTTGCTCAAAAAATCCATCAATCCGCCGAAGTAACCCAACCCGCCCAACCGGCAGGCGGAGCGCAGCTGCTTGAGTTATTTATTGCCTCCAATCTCAGGCTGCCGGTCAAACCCACGGATGGAACCGTGACGCTCCTGGCGGTTGTGGAGCCGGATGGAAGCGCTACCGGAATTCGTGTGAAAGAAGGACTGGACTCATTATGCAATGCCGAGGCGATCAGGGTTCTGCGGCTTTACAAAGCATGGAAGCCGGCTATGCTCGATAGCCGGAAAGTGCGTCAGGAGGTGGTAGTACCGGTAGTTTTCAAATGCGATTCGCCCGAAGGGTTTTCAGCTGCCAGCCACAGCATTGTTACCTATTACCGCCACGGAATCAGATCCGCTGTGGAGAGTGCTACCATCCGCAGAAGCATTCCGGTGGATGACTTCGGCTTTTTGAGCGGAAATGTGGTTTTTCAGAAGAAGGAAGAGAACCGGTGGGTCGATGTGACGCAAGTACCTTTACAGATTACCGGGAGTATGACGCAGTTCGAGAACGAAGGGATAAAAGACTCTGTACAAACACTTGAATTCAGTGCAAATCTGCCTCCGCAAAAAGCCCGTGTTTACCAGATTATCAAAAAGCAATTGAATGGAGCATTGGTCTCGTTGGTACAGATGGATCCCGATGATAAAGCGGTTTTCATGAAAGATTACCACCTGAATGGCGCTTTAAAAAGCCTCAAGATTTACGGCAAAGAGCTAAACAAGGAATATACCTGGTATGGAAATGGTCAGCTTGCGACGTTTGAAGAAAAGCCAGTTATGCTGAAAAAACCCAATATCAGCTACATCTGGGAAGTATACGATAAAGCTGGAAACCAGCTTGTAACGAAGGGAAATGGTTATTTAACACCGGATAACAAGGAGTACGGACTACTCAAAAGCGGACTTAGAGAGGGCATTTGGAAAGGTACGTCTGCGGACAGCAGCCGGTTTGAGGAAGAGTACAATGCAGGCAAGCTCGAATGGGGCAAAACCTTTCTGAAAGATAAAGTCATTGCATATGATGAAGTTGAGGTTATGCCCCAGTATAAAGGAGGCTTTCCTGCCATGTACAAATTCATCGCGAAAAATGTTAAATACCCGAAAGATGCCGCCAAACAAAACATCAGCGGACAGGTATTTACCACCTTTGTGGTACGTTCTGACGGAACGATCGGCGACGTCGCCCTGATCCAGGGCCTTCATGAAAGCATGGATAAAGAGGCGCTCCGCGTTGTAACTGCCATGAGCGGCCACTGGGAACCAGGCTGGCAGCGAGGCCGGAAGGTAAATGTAAAGTTCAATATACCGATCAATTTTTACCTGGAATAAATTCCCCTTACCTTAGTTGTCTTACCAACTTACCTGGAATACCGCATGAAGCACATTCTCAGAACTCTTTTTCTGCTTATATTTTCCTGCAATGCATTTGCTCAGATCCCCGATACTTTTCAATGGCTGCCGGACGGAACCGGCTACCGCGATGCGGTGGAGGGAGAAATTGTAGAGGTGACCTTACCCACCAATCAGGAAAAAATCATCTTGTCAAAAGCACAGCTTACGCCCGAAGGTGCATCGGCTGCATTGCCCGTTAAAAGTTACACGGTCAGCAAGGCAGGCGATAAGTTTTTGATTTATACCAATACAAAAAGAGTATGGCGGTACGAGACGCGAGGCGATTACTGGGTATATGATATCAATGCAAAAACACTGCGGCAGGTAGGAAAAACGCTTCCGGCATCCTCCCTGATGTTTGCCAAATTTTCACCGGACGGCAGTAAAGTAGCGTATGTAAGCAAGCATAACGTGTACGTGGAAGATATTCAGGGCGGTAACATCAGGCAGCTGACTACCGATGGCACCGACCGGGTGATCAATGGTACCTTTGACTGGGCGTATGAAGAAGAATTCGACTGCCGCGACGGATTTCGGTGGAGCGACGACAGCAAGGCCGTTGCTTACTGGCAGATCGACGCCCGCAAAATCCGAAACTTTTTGATGATCAATACCACCGACTCTATTTACTCCTTCAATGTGCCGGTAGAGTATCCCAAGGTGGGCGAAACACCTTCTCCATACAAGATCGGCGTGGTGGATGTGAATACTGGAGAGAACAAAT harbors:
- a CDS encoding heparinase II/III domain-containing protein, yielding MKYTEIAGWVRLSRDMGLRYCIFRVWYYVQRQSGILRLRFPARTMRRSFINLDIWQHASIPFFFNGKHLLLTPDPTKTALKEKHCRILSGEFPYFNAMWHRSPGWHTHPLNGYTFDPELHWTKIPDFSLQQGDIKMVWEKSRFTFLYDLIRYDYHFQEDQSGLVLELITDWITQNPVNRGPNWMCSQEISLRVLNWTFALFYYRHSTALSQLVLDKVLASIYDQMRHVRDNISFSRIAVRNNHTLTETAALFITGMLFPFFEEAEEWKTAGKKLFEQEIAFQIDVDGAYIQHSANYYRIVIQLLNWVLRLAALHTEVLSPQTCRKARQAFRFLEHMQDPVSGWLPNYGPNDGALFFPLTDCHYRNYRPQLGTLAAILELKCSYPENTGWEEEAHWLGLQPARHPARLSSMLVTPHFLAVKNENTLTCMHSMQYRHRPHQADNLHLDVWVNGKNILRDGGTYSYHAPEHEVKYFAGTASHNTVIIGGLNQMQKKSRFIWLHWIKNAGVKISTENDCPVLQGWYEGFRESGDWIKHHRKVTIMQPGRLYMVEDTIEHGPPDFILEQIWNPGEGFAGDFQLECFDQNEAPVPLCHMSGWYSGTYGRKVPAERIIFRTAGGFLKTYIIHNTIKHAHTADPPILFAGR
- a CDS encoding glycosyltransferase family 4 protein; the protein is MHILLIHQYFLQDGEGGGPRWNEMGRLWVQAGHQLTVITGDLHYMQESSARSECEHQYVNSDGIHVVCCGATAFWDKGFFGRLLGFFTFVGTSMHALRQLPDQFDLVLATSPPLSVALPGLAFCFLKKLPLVFEIRDLWPESAIAMGVVKNPLLIRLACMLEKYVLKKAALINVLTPAFRLNLIGKGISPEKIICVPNAADFGLADQVAETFNREQFRAQHGFCGRFVIVYAGAHGPANQLVQLADAAALLQHTSVLFVLIGDGRQKAALVNYCRDHCIANMVFLPPMSRPKVFRYILAANMGVAALAKKEIFKTIYSNKTFDYFSCKKPVLMIIDGISRQLAEEAGAGIYAEPEHAADIADKVRFCMQNPALLVQMGENGYDFARQHYNRTRLAETYLEHLENVVSSNEPKVRAGGFLNR
- a CDS encoding 4Fe-4S binding protein; protein product: MSTYFKNISEGISTTMAGMRLTLRHLWQARNRRKVTDIRSERFFDEHDGIVTIQYPLETIPIPDNGRYRLHNEIDDCIVCDKCVKVCPVDCIEIEPIRAVEEVGKASDGSPIRLYAARFDIDMAKCCYCGLCTTVCPTECLTMTKTFDYSEFDVRDMVYNYSNLTAEEADEKRALLEQFQKEKEAAKTAAKAAPISESAGTTAAKPAFKPTIKPKNTDSETEATDSTEAPKPAKPAFKPTIKLKADAPVSEITSETEAQKSVRPAFVPKKPVIPPVTAAENPSEPTAESPQPTAETRPKPVFKPTMKPKADAEPKAEDEKEAPAQQPADSPEPKAESPQPTAESRPKPVFKPTMKPKTDAEPKAEDEKTAPAQQPADNPEPKADSQQPKAESRPKPVFKPTMKPKADAEPKAEDEKEAPAQKPGESQEPKADSPQPTAESRPKPIFKPNMKPKPKDE
- a CDS encoding NADH-quinone oxidoreductase subunit J family protein; the encoded protein is MEQLAFYVFAAIAVLAGLFILFSKNLVYGAFALFLAFLGVAALYILAGADFLGVAQIMIYVGGVLVLLIFGIMLTRKLVSHDPTAHNRVEVATGRTAWGAIIGSLLFFGLLKIIFQADFLMSGEEMISRSTIKTIGVELMTSHLLPFEVAGILLLVALVGAAYLAVHRNPVQP
- the nuoK gene encoding NADH-quinone oxidoreductase subunit NuoK — protein: MIPLHHYLIVAAALFCTGLAIAITKRHFIGILLGIELMLNAVNINLVAFSRHDPEKLSGQLFALFVIVVAAAEVTVALAIILRVYGRYNTVDPDEVNDLKK
- a CDS encoding DMT family transporter — translated: MNWLFLFLAFLIGISNTVQSGVNAQLRESLNNPILAAVTSFFVGLVVLVLAFACFNKNPVPAWSDVRQIPWNHFMGGVFGAFYVMTVIFIIRRIGPANMLCLVVAGQMIAAITIDHYGFQGFAVHPITMPRIAGAALLVAGVYLILTN
- a CDS encoding DUF6265 family protein, which codes for MTVMSTARSFMIPVLFVVSMFSAQAQSKGSLKDVSFLEGHWQGTYNGGPIEASWTAPAGNNIMGYIRMIKDDKPALYEVFAFEETEKGPVAMVKHFKPGLIAVEEKEVSDRYNFIETKKNQTLFEKDDASVRIIYERRAADQLVIQRGKQENGKWAFVDLFIFKKVP
- a CDS encoding glycosyltransferase family protein → MKIIFMVQGEGRGHLTQAISLGQMLREAGHQVAAALVGTSPGRQIPAFFDEQINAPVYHFHAPNIIYHAGGSGMNVQKTISTHLAGLPRHLKSLRCIHKTIRDIRPDLIVSFYETYGGLYNILYRSRIPMVCIAHQYLLLHPRFVFPEKSGFDRFLINLNSRSTSWLATRRLALSFREIPSRPDLRIMVVPPLLRKEVQELKPVQGDFLLVYMTHHSLSRQIMDWHQANPDQELHCFWDNPDAPEVFQTNEKLTFHRINSEKYLRLLASCKALVTTAGFESVCEAMYLGKPVMMVPVPNHFEQECNALDGVISGAGITSRHFDLSLILEYLPRHTDHSARFKEWYRRGTAMFLHEITAGAQSAESEQEIRSAAG
- a CDS encoding UDP-2,3-diacylglucosamine diphosphatase; the protein is MADTTHFRTIIISDLHLGAGGSKAEEVTNFLKSYSCKKLILNGDIIDAWQLKKYGVWKRKHTMFFKRVLKMIEEHKTKVIYLRGNHDDFLDQIIPLRLGKHFQIRKDYILNSGSQRFYVTHGDVFDSITTHLKWLAYLGDIGYTFLLWLNKFYNRYRAWRGLPYYSLSQRIKQSVKMAVNYMSDFEEKLTELARSRDCDGVICGHIHHPAIREINGIMYMNSGDWVETLSALVEDFEGNWSLLHYDQQAHEGKPAKTADPKGIVEHFPTIEKQVAFTGLPGRNPRFL
- a CDS encoding energy transducer TonB, giving the protein MKNLLFFLSLISIPSFAQKIHQSAEVTQPAQPAGGAQLLELFIASNLRLPVKPTDGTVTLLAVVEPDGSATGIRVKEGLDSLCNAEAIRVLRLYKAWKPAMLDSRKVRQEVVVPVVFKCDSPEGFSAASHSIVTYYRHGIRSAVESATIRRSIPVDDFGFLSGNVVFQKKEENRWVDVTQVPLQITGSMTQFENEGIKDSVQTLEFSANLPPQKARVYQIIKKQLNGALVSLVQMDPDDKAVFMKDYHLNGALKSLKIYGKELNKEYTWYGNGQLATFEEKPVMLKKPNISYIWEVYDKAGNQLVTKGNGYLTPDNKEYGLLKSGLREGIWKGTSADSSRFEEEYNAGKLEWGKTFLKDKVIAYDEVEVMPQYKGGFPAMYKFIAKNVKYPKDAAKQNISGQVFTTFVVRSDGTIGDVALIQGLHESMDKEALRVVTAMSGHWEPGWQRGRKVNVKFNIPINFYLE